Part of the Oncorhynchus masou masou isolate Uvic2021 chromosome 24, UVic_Omas_1.1, whole genome shotgun sequence genome is shown below.
GAACTCAGAAAACAAACCACACCTCTGAAGTAATAGTCCCAACACGGCAATATCATGCAAATTCTCAGGGTGCTTGGACTGGATGAATTCTACAAGGGGTCATGGGAAATCAATTTTTACAtattttacctttgtttaactaggcaagtcagttcagaacaaattcttatttccattTCAGTTTTCAATGAtgacctgggaacagtgggttgcaagatcaaatcctcaagctgacaggagcagaacaacatatttttttttcctgtcagcttgaggatttgatcttgcaacctttcagtaactagtccaacactctaaccactaggctacctgccaccccaataacTTAGCCATTCTTACAGTGGGAATTCTGTTTCAGTAAGCTACTACTGAgaggccaagagagagagagagagcggggcagaacaacatattttttttttacctgtcagcttgaggatttgatcttgcaacctttcagtaactagtccaacactctaaccactaggcaacctgccacccCAATAACTCAACCATTCTTACAGTGGGAATTCTGTTTCAGTAAGCTACTACTGAgaggccaagagagagagagcgggccaAGGGATGAATGAATTCTCTCAGGTAAAATAGAGACAATAGTCACTCTGGGGCAATAAAAGGCTGATTACTcccaaattaaaaaaaaaattgtgagaGCAAATTGGAATATTTCTCTGACTCCTTCAGATGAGACTGCAGCTTTCTTGTCCAATTAAAGAATCCTGGTCAGGCAAGTGCAATTGACCACTATCATCTTTCTATGTGGACCTCTATGAATGACAAGTGCTTTACATGgataaatcacacacagaaccagTGAATGATGAGAGCATGTGTAAAGaggttagcctggtcccagatctgtttctgcTACCATCAACTCCTTGTCATGACAACGAGTGACCAGCAGTTgacatgatagcacaaacagatctgggacaggGCTAGAAAGAGGTTGCTCTGTTAATCACTTTCTCACAATATGATAGTTTTTTGTTATACGCTAAGTACAGTTTATCTCGGAGAACTAGGCAGACAATCAAAAGTATCATGCTGTTCCACGCATATGGCGATTAACAAAATAAATAGATATCTACTCCTGCTACACCCTGAGTGAGTTAATAAGTAACCAAGATGTGTATTTATTCTGTATACTAAGTTTCTTGTGATAGGTCTCACACTGGCCTGGACTGCCACAAGAACTGGCTAGTTCAATCACATGCATTAAACATCAGCTAATATGGCAACCTCTATTTTCTAATACTGTGCGGGGTACACGGGGAGGCTTATTTGAAGAACCAACTAACCCGAAACTGACATATTAAAATCAAAATTGTGCTAAATAGGCTAGATTTGTTTATCTTATCTGTCATTAAGATCTCTGACTTGTTTGTTGTAAAATAAGTAACATTCTAAACTGAAGGAATATAATCTAAcacaaaaaataaatgtaactcTTGCATGCTTTCAAGACATAGAGTTCTAACAAATTATCGCACTAGAATCTTCTGATGATGAGCGATGATGATATCAACAATTTCCCAAGACGGACACTTTGTAACTTTGATTCATACCGGTAAAAGGGCATCGTGGCGGGAAAATAAGGACTACGTAGGCACACGTCATATGACCAATTAAGTCTACCATTAATTGATTCCGAAACATATTGCTTGCGCAAAATATCACAAAAGATATCAAACGATAGTAGTTAGCGGCATATTGACAAGTTGGTAAAATAGACACGGTCCAAATCATTCTTTGGATCTGTAACACCCATTTTATTCATCCGCGACAACCAACGATTTGCTATGAAGTTCAACCTAACTACGACTGCGCGGAGTGATTTATTTAAGGACTACACCCAGGCTATACCAGAATGAGTGGGTCCTCTTCTCTGCCCAAACCCAGAAGAAAGCGGGGTCGTGACGGAACTGGGGAATTGTCGGAGGTCCCAGAATCACCGAAAATATAGATTATAGAAACCTCAGTGTTGTGCGAGAGTACCcgtcaaatatatatttttacgaTTTTTCCATATTTGAACTAATACGCAAGTATGTCCTGGCAAGGCTACGTGGATAACCTGATGGCCGATGGCAGCTGCCAGGACTCCGCCATTGTTGGGTACACGGACGCTAAGTATGTCTGGGCATCGTTTCCCGGTGGTACATTTGTTAACATAACGGTAAGGACATAGGTCTGTAATTATTTGATTATCTACAAACAAAGGCAAATGCCGCCATTTTATGCTGTCAGTTCATTTAATATGGGAAAAAGGCCTTGCCTAATGGGGCTGCCCTAGATGGAATGATAAGGTAATGTTAGGCTCGAGCCAGGCATTGAGTGTTGGCTAAGCTAGCACACATGGTATTCGGTGTTTTCTTGTCCAGAGACTGTTGCACGTTTTATTTGAAATGTAAGTGCTTAGGCTCAGAACCACAACTATATTCAAAATGTCATGGTGTTATCAATATAGCTAAGGTCTAAAGCTTTCCTTTTGAGTTAAACATTGACTGTTCGACATGCGTGTAGGAGGCAATCCGCTAGTTAACACACTAGCCAGGCTAACTAAACATGTTAACTATGAACTAGAACTTGCAACTGAAACACAACCGTGCTTTCAGCAATTTGATACCCCGTATGGGAAAGTTAAATGGAGACCGGTTTCCCGTCTTGTAGCGTTTACTGTAATGTCTAGCCGGCAATGCGGGCTTTGGGAGAAGGAGTGCCGGGATCGAAAAATGTCATAAATCAGGCCTGCCACCAAGATTCGAAAGTTATTAAGCAAAATTGTTGGCTCATTACGCTGCATGCATATGTTACATGCACAATTTGCTTTGTACACTCAGCGGTATTCAGATGCATTTGTGAATCAGGCCCTCGCTCTCGCCCCTTTCGATTTCCCAAGATGGCGCCTCCACTCTGCATTTATTTTTTCCCTCCTGTACGCAATTTGACCGGATTGTAACCTAAATTGGATGCACCAGCTTGAGGCAAATTTGTTGTACAATAGTATACCATCCAATTGGCCTGCAGGTTTATTTTACATATTGCATCAGTCCGGTCATTCGTGGGCCCTCCATTTTGTTAGCTAGCAAGCATGCATGTAAATCAACTATTTGAAGTTGCTTGTGTTGTCAAAGCCAGTTTAATATGTCAATTCACGCGCGTGCAGAACAATTATTCGATAGTTTTCTACATGTTAGCGGGTTAATAAACATGCACATTTTAACTAGATATCTTTCTAGTGTGGAACTGCGACAGGATATTACCCATAATCCAATTAAATTGCGATTCATGTATCATAGATTGCCGTGCGGATATTGGAGGGCATTTTTCAGTCTGATTCCTTTGGCTTTGCTAAGCTATGGTTAAACCATTAGATGTTTTGTACCCAGGTCTGGGCACATTCTCATAGCTGTGACATAAATAAGTTGGCAGTTACTCTGCTAGGTTTATGTTCAAATGTTACAGGTTGTAGACAAGCTGTCAAATCAGTTGTCCTGCTGTGTTGCTTTGGTGAATTACTAGCCTCTAACGTTAATGTTCTAGAGACTTCCACGAGGAGGCCAGCTTCTATCTTTGCCAAGGCTTTATGgcatagctggctagctactttGCTTGCTGGATGGCCGCATTGAATACGCTGAATTCCTTTCATTTTTTTTCTGAAAAGGGACTGTTGTATAATTGTGCAATTCTATACGAGGGCCTCTATATGAAGCCTTTGTGCTGTCATTTTTATTTGGAACCTGAGAATAAAAGTCTGCTTTCATTGAATAATTGTATGGGCAAACCATACTAAATCTGACTAGCTTGGCATTAGTTGCTGACCATGACAGCCAAGCAATGCCTGATATGTATTACAGAGAAATTAAACTTAACTGTATTGGATTGTTTAAATTGTTCACTGGACACATGATTTTAAAGGGTGCATTCAATGGTCTAGAGTCAAATATGGACACTGGCCTATGAGAGCTGAGTATTAATCTCTATCACACAGTACTCTAAACTATTTCAGCATGTTCCTTTCTGCCTGTTAGGACAAATGTGAACTGCAATACTTAAATTGCCAACTTCTCCCAACAGTGATTCCAAAACTGTCACTTTTTTTCCTCAAAATTCTGCCCGCTTTTGACCGCCCTTCTGAAATGTTTTAATTTAACAAAATAATGCTCCCTCTGAAGCTTTGCTTATTTTCACCCAACTTTGATTCTTGCAGTTTTAGACATTGTAGAGTATTGGAGAGAATAAACAAGTTGTTACATGCTCTTGTCTTATTGTAGTTTAAAGACACATTTTTTTATGCATATGAAATTGCTTAACTTTCTAACTTTACATGGTTGACATTTGTCCATCAATGCTCATCCATAGGTTGATGAAATCGACGTCATAGTAGGAAAGGACCGAGAAGCTTTCTTCTGCGGTGGGCTGATCCTAGGCCAAAAGAAATTCTCTGTCATCAGAGACAGCCTCCACTCCGATGGGGACTGGACAATGGACATCAGGACAAAGAGTCAAGGAGGAGAGCCCACATACAACGTTTCCATAGGCAAAGCCGGCAAAGGTAATGCCTGTCCCATTTCTTCACTGCTCAAACATTTAAGGCTCTATGTAGTTCATAGGTTTGGTTGTAATTATAGTTTGCTGTGCATGTGTAGTTAAGGGACAGATGCAATTCAGTCTGTCACATTAAATCAACAAATGCATTGCACTACCATGCTTTAGCTTACACTAAATTGTAGCATCAGGCCCTGGGTGGGTTTTAAAATATTAGAAAGGGATATaatacatttggaaagtttacttGTAATTTAATTGATATGTTGTAGTTAAGTTAAAGAAAATTACACTCAAACGCCTTTtaatatttgtttcattagtccactgttctTACGGTCCTGAATGTTTTGAATGTCAGCAATCAAGTACACGATGTAGAACTTTGTAACTGCATAATGATGCTTTCTGTATTTTAAAAGTTTTGTAGCttaaacttgattgctgacatccCAAACGGTGGACTAATGAAACATGTACCAAAATATGGTTTGAATGGAATTTCCCTTTTAAGCACAGCGCTATTATGTATGGGAAAAGGGAGTTTATGCAGTGTAATGGACTAAAGTTCAATTTCAGGTATTTTTCAGATTAAGTAAGCCAATCAATTTAAAGAATAGGTTAGTTTTGCATCAGATCGGATTCGGGGACAATATTTGATCAACTGCTAGCTTGTCAAATGAGCCACAACTCTTGATAGGCCACCCAATTGAATGTGAGATGCCCTGCCATTTGAAAAACACGATGCCTGTGAGTTTTGCCAATGTTCATTTTGCCTTTATGCTCCCTATTCTCCTATGTCCCTAGCAGCTTTAAGTCCATGACACTCCTAGTTGCAATACACAACCTCCCTTCTGTGTATGTTTGTCACAGGGCAAGCTGGGCAACCTTTTCTGAGTTCATTCTTCTGGTCTTCTTCCTGATGGAATCAACCTTTAATTGCATGCGTAGTCCCTATCCCCCTGTAATTGATGCCCTTTTCCCCTCACATCAATGCTTAAGTGTCAGGTTCAGGTTACTCCATCACATGTTAACCCTAGTCCCTGTCAATTTAGGCATTTTCACTCTGATAGTGGCACTCAAGGATTTTGCTGCTGTTCATATGTATTGAGGAGAGGTACTACAAACATGCTGACTGCATGTGTATTGCATTAGTGTTGATGGTAGTGAGTAGAAGCATTCACTTTCCTATTCCTCCCTGCTGCTGGCATGCCATGTAGACTCCTAGCTAAGTAGTGGATAAGGATAGGGTTAGGCTAGAGTTGTTTCTGATTTACAGAACTTGTCATTGCCACCTTTTACACCAGTTTAGAATGGTGCAATTTGTGCTGTTATTGTCATAGCTTCTGACTGGGTAAAAAAGCCATTTATGGACTTTGTTAACATAAGCGGATGATTCAGACATTCCTTAGTTCAGAAGAGTAGGCTAGATGTGTTTTATTATACTCTAGGCTAATGGGCTTGAATGGTCAGCACTATTGCTTAATTTTAGTGGGTGCTTTGCATGTTTTCTTCCAGTCCAAGGGCAGCAGCCATAATAAGAAAATGAATGCTTGTGTATTGGCCATGGACGGGGCCTCTGAGCTTCCTAGGTCTTCCTTCTTACTAACCAGCCCTGTCCACCTTGTTTCGATTTGACAATTTCTTTAATATTAAATGATCTAACTTCACATTTTCTCAATTTCCCTTCTCTTTTCTTTCAGTCTTGGTTCTTGTATTGGGCAAAGAAGGGGTCCATGGAGGCGGATTGAATAAGAAGGCATACTCAATGGCAAAATACTTAAGGGATTCAGGGTTCTAGTTTTGTCTTGACTTAGCCCAAGTTTAGTagttgaggaagaggagagaagtaaagaaaacacaaaatataaATGTTAAAGCAAAGATTGCTGTTAATATTTTCCTTTCAAGCAGTCCTATTTAAAATGAGCCCTGGCAGTGCAGGGCCACATGTTTAAGACCCTGCAGTCAACAATGTAGCCCCACCTTTAGTGGGGAAAAGTGGTTTCTATCCCCCCCACCACCATACCATGTCTGTTCATTTCTGTTCTTTTTTTTCTTGTGTACTCCAGCATTGGTTTTAGTCATGGGGAAGGAAGGTGTCCATGGAGGGCAGCTCAACAAGAAAGCGTATACAATGGCTGACTACCTGAGGAAGTCTGGATACTAAAGCAGCCTCTGCCCAGCCTCCTAGCAGCTCACCCTTACCACCCTCTTGCGTTTCAGTACTTCCAGTTCTAGTTGGTAGTTGCTTATTTTTCTCTCTTCTACCCCCTCCCATTTTTTTGCTCCCTTTTTATTTATCCCCTTTTCTCTTGTCCTTTTCCAGTCATCTTTATGCATTCACACGGTGTACTCTATCCCATTCTAGCACTACTGTTGCACCATAGTTAAAGATGAGCATGTTGTTAACAGGACATTGTGACAAATCTGTACTTATAAAGACCTGCACCATTCTAGCCAATGCTCAGTGAAAACCCTAAAGTAAAGGAAACCCAAATTAAACTGAGATTTCATATGATGGTGCCCGGTAGGTCAGACCCTTGAGCAGCCGATGCCTTTGGAGCACTTGAGCAGTAATCAAGCTCATTGTCTTCCTTTTCTAGAGCATGTCTGGGAGGGGAAACTGCATGCATATCTTTGAGCCTACTGAGATACTGTTCCGTCTGCCCCGCGTGCCCTGTAACTCCTGCCAAAAGTCtgttcctccttccctccctctttcccatccTGTTCGTTCATAGTAGGTGACACTCCATCAGTACTCAGGAGGCATATTCCTCCAACCACTACACCTTAAAATCCTCCGTAGCCCCCTCTCCCATATGGgtttttaagggggggggggcaaatccATTTTGGTATTGATTGAATCAAATGGCAAAACAGCGTTGACGCAGGTAGAATCTCCTcccatgccctcttcatgacttttCTGACTACATGAACCCCATGGACATTCCATCGTTGCAATGGCTCAGGCACTTAAAATATTGTTTGCCTGCTCCtgtaatatttattttatttttaaggcTGCCATTTTGGACAGATATCCCAGCATAACGATCTGGAGTTTGTCCAGTTTGAATTTTTCATAGGACCAACTTTTGTTGCAGCTTGGGTATTTATACAGTTGCTCTATCATTGTGAAGGACGACTGCGAGCCTCATCTTTCTGCTGAAGGCAAAACAACACTAACATAAAACCACACTATCACATTACACCAGATAAAGCTGCGGGGAGGGGTAGTAATTGGAGGAAATCTATTTCCTCATTtgtcaacttttttttttttttttttttaagaaatgaATTACTGCATTTGAAAACCCATGCTGTGTGAAGAAACAACTGTGGAATAAATTGCCTTGTTCTCTAGTCATCAACTAAATGTGGTATCAAACTGTTCAGGCTCGGTACTTAATGTAATCTCCAATTGAAAATAACTTACACTAGAAATGACACTCAATTTAATGGGAGATGGGATTGGTTGGAATAAGAACACTTTGGTTGTCTTGTGGAAACTTAAAGTACAAAACATGGGTTTCCTGTGCCATAATGTAGAGATCTGTTGCTATTGTGTGATGGATTTTAACTGCTGCCCAGTAAGGGGTAATTTCATTGGCACTTTTTAGGGGTGTATTAGCATCTGCTCCAATGTTCAGGCCTTGTGGCATGTGTACTAATTAAAATCTTATTTGCTGATTTTTGTTCATTTCTTCCCCCTACACTTTCTCACACCTGGGCTAGTTTAACACATTGGATTTCATATGCATAAACCAATAAATGCCATAAATTGATTTATCACCTTGTTTACAGACCGATCAAATAAATTTATTCCAACCAGATTGATTGTATGTACTACTTTCTTGCTTCTCAAGTTGAAATGTTTTCTCTTTTGGAGGAAAGTGTTTGAGCCAGGTCagcagtttattttttattttttttattaaactgGAATTGGTCTGGAGGTTCCTATTACCCTGGCCTGGAGATGACTAGTTAAACTGGGATGCTCTTGGTTAGTCTTTAAAGGTATGTGGCAGGTAAACATGGTGGAGATATTCCTAGAAAGGTATGAGGATGTTGGCTGAGTCAGTGTGGCAGAATTAGGCCTGTGAACCCCCGCAGGGCCTGATGGTAACATACCAAAATGTGCATTTCCTTGACAGTGGGTATTTATTGCCTAGGTCAGTGGTTTTCAAACCTGTGGGACACCCAGATGTTTCAATGTTGCTGTAGCCTTTAACTAGCTCACCTGATGCCCTAATACAGGGCTTTGTAATTAGTTGACTAGTGTGCTAGCTCTGAAATAGTTCAAATACATGGAATGGCTGGTGGTTCCCAAGGAGAGGTTTGAAAACCACTGGGCTCGATGGTCTGAAACATTGGCTTAGGCCTGACCTTTCGTATCAGAATTGGGGAAACAATTATTAAACTGGTCTGGATTCAATTGTCGACAACGCAGCTTCTGAAGGCAATTTCCGATTTCAGCCAACGGGCAGCGTTTTACCGTGAATGAGATATCCGTGAAGTGGGAACATTTTCTTAAAGCCATTTTCACAACCTGTGGTTGGATTGCATCCCGGACTAATTCGGGGGTCTTCATCCCGTCACCATATATAGAGGGTCCCAAAAAATGACTTTGTAGTAGACTATTGAATGCGTCAAATCTAGTTAACGTCTTGGTTTCTGTAGCAGTAACCAAACTGGGGGAATTTAGACTCACTGCAACTTGACAAGTGATTTTTATTGGCTTCACAGCGTTCCATTAACACTTGACACTTTTGGGAATTGGCCTGTATGCATAGGTTTAAATTTAAAATGTTTATTGGAGCCCGGGTGATTGAAAGCCCACACAATTCGCCTGACAcgagactgaatccaaacattactgTTTTGTTACATTACTGTTACATTTACTATACTTTTCACCGCATTTGTATATAATATtagaaaatactctggatacgtTCATTTACATAAGActtcctggaaaatgtggggtaggtgcaacatgaGTAACAAGTACAAGGGTTTCAATGAAAACActgactggtgtctccaagtaGCCACAGGCCTCCCTACGTGTGGACAGTTCCTACGCTATTTCAATGGACAGTTATGAAGTCTTAACTATAGCCATGTTTACATCCTATTGGTGACAGATTTCGTGAATATTCAAATCTATATAAAGAATtaatgcacattttcccaccagataAGTTAACCCCAAACTGACTAAAAATTAGTGTGATGTAGTGCAGACAATGTACTTTTTCGCATGttttcatgtaccgaataaaaatctGAAGTTCagtgtttccatcgcatttttaTCTCTCCCattagttttgtcacaaactgttgTGTTGAATAGCAAATATGCGTACTCTGGTCTTGGCAGCATGTAcactagccaacagctcacaaaTACTGTGCGGGTGGGCTGGTCTACATGAGATTATTGGATAAACaagaatatttgtatttgtcaaacggcagtcaaaTCAGACCATCGATATATATTGGAAAGGAGTGTTAAGATCATCGTGCACTTTCACCATCCTGTGATGttcataatttatttaatctgtagactaataaactgcatggtttcctgagGCATAGGAGTAGCACACACCAAATAATCGTGTGACTCCcgagtttacttcgatatgatggtttttatatcaatatttgcacaggTGTTTCCACTGCTATTTCTTGCATATTACGTTTTACAGATGCATAAAAATCCCATATTGAACAAAGAAATtaaggtatttgtaattgtcattattacaaatatatgtatataaaaatcgtccgatttaatcggtatcgggtttttttggtcctccaataatcggtatcagcgttgaaaattAAATTtcgggtggccttccacaagtttcccacaataagttgggtgaattttggcccattccacctgacGTTCCTCCTGGCCCATAcctctgtcattgaaaataagaatttgttcttaactgacttgcctagttaaataaaaggtgttaaaaaaattttttttttttaaatgagctggtgcaggcctccttgctcgacatgcttttttttttatttctgcccacaaatgttctataggattgagttcagggctttatgatggccactccaataccttgactttgttgtccttaagccattttgccactttggaagtatgcttggggtcattgtccatttggaagaccatttgcgaccaagcttgaacttccagactgatgtcttgatgttgcttcaatatatgcacataatgccatctatttcgtgaagtgcaccagtccctcctgcagcaaagtagccccacaacatcatgctgccacccctgtgcttcacggttgggatttgttcttcgggcttgcaagcccccgcctttttcctccaaacttaacgatggtcattatggccaaacagttctatttttgtttcatcagaccagaggacatttctccaaaaagtacaatctttgtacccatgtgcagttgcaaaccgtagtctggctttttttaatggaggttttggagcagtggcttcttccttgctgagcagcctttcaggttatgttgatacaggactcgttttactgtggatatagatacttttttacctgtttcctccagcatcttcacaaggtcctttgctgttgttctgggattgatttgcacttttctccccaaagtacgttcatctctaggagacagaacgcgcctccttcctgagtggtatgacggctgtgtggtcccatggtgtttatacttgcgtactattatttgtacagatgaacgtggtaccttcaggtgtttggatattgcacccaaggatgaaccGGACTTGTGGAGGATTACCATTTTTTTTCctgaggacttggctgatttctttagatttttcccatgatgtcaagcaaagaggcactgagtttgaaggtaggccttgaaatacttccacaggtacacctctaattgactcaaatgatgtcaattagcctatcggaagcttctaaagccatgacataattttctggaattttccaagctgtctaaaggcacagtcaacttagtgtatgtaaacttctgacccactggaattgtgatacagtgaattataagtgaaataaacaattgttggaaaaattacttgtcatccacaaagtagatgtcctaaccgacttgccaaaactagtttgttaacaagaaatttgtggagtggttgaaaccaagttttaatgactccaacctaagtatgtaaactttcgacttcaactgtatatgtttaatttattttatgCAACTTAAATTGTAATATAAATGTTAGGCTATAAAtttagatttttaatacattctaaggctgcatgatgcaccTCTGACAATTTGAAAGAAGTCTCATGATAGGCATGAGCTCAGCTCTATTTCTTGCCAAGTCTGCACACACTtccatcagtctctcattcacaatttgacaagcacttgataatattctcaccTATTAGACTATTCTTAATTTAATTTGTTATGTTACATATAGCCTACTAATATGTGTGGAACTATTTTCGAATAGCCCACAAACAAAAACTTGTTATCCGTAGCCTGCATTTGAATAGCAAATGGATGTTATGTGGGGCTATGTTTTTAATATGTAAGCATAGGTGGTGCGTCCATAAATCTAGGGGAAGCTAAACTTTCCCTAAAATCAATTTGAATTATACCGAGCagaaatatgaacgcaacatgtgaagtgttggtcccatgtttaatgcGCTGAAATAGAAGATCCAAGAAATGTTCCTTATGCACAAAAaccatatttctctcaaatttttgGTACaagtttgtttacatccctgttcatgAGCATTTttccattgccaagataatccagccacctgacaggtgtggcatatcaagaaactgatttaacagcatgatcattaccaGTGGCttaactttggttttagaagagTGGTGTCAACTGGCGACTGGTCTGGTG
Proteins encoded:
- the LOC135512529 gene encoding profilin-2-like isoform X2, yielding MSWQGYVDNLMADGSCQDSAIVGYTDAKYVWASFPGGTFVNITVDEIDVIVGKDREAFFCGGLILGQKKFSVIRDSLHSDGDWTMDIRTKSQGGEPTYNVSIGKAGKVLVLVLGKEGVHGGGLNKKAYSMAKYLRDSGF
- the LOC135512529 gene encoding profilin-2-like isoform X1, with amino-acid sequence MSWQGYVDNLMADGSCQDSAIVGYTDAKYVWASFPGGTFVNITVDEIDVIVGKDREAFFCGGLILGQKKFSVIRDSLHSDGDWTMDIRTKSQGGEPTYNVSIGKAGKALVLVMGKEGVHGGQLNKKAYTMADYLRKSGY